The following proteins are co-located in the uncultured Draconibacterium sp. genome:
- a CDS encoding type II toxin-antitoxin system PemK/MazF family toxin, producing MKKGDIVLIPFPFSDLTGKKLRPALIISTSSVDISVCFITTQFHWKEKNDFEVLPSKENGLKKSSIVRIGKFATIDKELVIGKLGTIEPAYIQLLNQGLMSVLQLS from the coding sequence ATGAAAAAAGGCGATATTGTTCTTATCCCATTTCCATTTTCTGATTTAACAGGAAAAAAATTACGCCCGGCACTGATTATCAGTACTTCTTCTGTTGACATCTCGGTTTGTTTTATCACAACCCAGTTTCATTGGAAAGAGAAAAATGATTTCGAAGTTCTTCCTTCTAAAGAAAATGGATTAAAAAAGTCATCTATTGTTCGTATTGGCAAATTTGCAACAATTGATAAAGAGTTGGTAATTGGCAAATTAGGAACAATAGAACCAGCATATATTCAGCTTCTTAACCAAGGGCTTATGTCCGTTCTTCAACTTTCGTAA
- a CDS encoding V-type ATP synthase subunit E, translated as MTDKIQEITEKIYNEGVIKAQADADRIISDARAKADEIIHLAQKTHDDIIAEAQKQADELARKTETEIQIAARQFISSLKQKVTEIITTAQIATPVKGAMSDVDFVKKIIATTLNNWHNESTADLSLKVLLPEKEEKEFSSFFDSKINEILNKGVDVSFDPRLERGFKIGPQDGSYILSFTDNDFENYFKSYFKDRTKRLLFESVEQE; from the coding sequence ATGACCGATAAAATTCAGGAAATAACAGAAAAAATTTATAACGAAGGAGTTATAAAAGCACAAGCCGACGCCGATCGGATTATTTCCGATGCCCGGGCAAAAGCTGACGAGATAATTCATTTGGCACAAAAAACACACGACGATATTATTGCCGAAGCTCAAAAACAAGCCGACGAGCTTGCACGAAAAACGGAGACTGAAATACAAATAGCGGCCAGGCAATTTATAAGTTCGCTAAAACAAAAAGTTACTGAAATTATTACAACAGCTCAAATTGCCACCCCGGTAAAAGGCGCAATGAGCGATGTAGATTTTGTTAAAAAAATTATTGCTACAACATTGAATAACTGGCACAACGAAAGCACAGCTGATTTAAGTTTAAAAGTGTTATTGCCGGAGAAAGAGGAAAAAGAGTTTTCATCATTTTTCGATTCGAAAATAAATGAAATACTAAACAAGGGAGTTGATGTAAGTTTTGATCCAAGATTGGAAAGAGGCTTTAAAATCGGCCCGCAGGACGGAAGCTACATTTTAAGCTTTACCGATAACGATTTTGAAAACTATTTTAAAAGCTACTTCAAAGACAGAACAAAAAGATTACTTTTTGAATCCGTTGAACAAGAATAA
- a CDS encoding DUF2764 family protein — MLKKEYYCLVAGLPDLLFNENKLAVNSRNFREELQHQLSPSDYKLVEYLFLPFDNKNLLNLLFKQNKPFDSTGLLSKMTLEEELQPFEEESTLPQYMQEFIKWMKDRSSKEYTIEAENILHGLFFEYVLTTKNHFLKNWFLFELNIRNTVTAFNCIRYKYDLEEQLLNVQQNVSVYHLLLNRKLKYELFDDELPYNDQIFRIAESDATSIEKEKTLDGIRWNYLDEHTFFHYFTIEKILSFVLKLLILERWMKLDTETGKQLLDRLINDLKTSYDFPAEFSLIKKTG, encoded by the coding sequence ATGCTAAAAAAAGAGTATTACTGTTTGGTTGCCGGACTCCCCGATTTGTTATTCAACGAAAACAAATTGGCTGTAAATAGCCGGAACTTCAGGGAAGAGCTTCAACACCAGCTGAGTCCTTCGGACTATAAACTGGTGGAATACCTTTTTTTACCCTTTGACAATAAAAACCTGCTTAACCTTCTTTTCAAACAAAATAAACCTTTTGATTCAACCGGTTTACTTTCAAAAATGACACTCGAAGAGGAACTCCAACCATTTGAGGAAGAAAGTACACTGCCACAATACATGCAGGAATTTATAAAATGGATGAAAGACAGAAGTTCAAAAGAATATACAATCGAAGCTGAGAACATTCTTCACGGTCTCTTTTTCGAATACGTTCTAACTACTAAAAATCACTTTCTGAAAAATTGGTTTCTGTTTGAATTAAACATCAGAAACACAGTAACAGCCTTTAATTGCATTCGTTACAAGTATGATTTGGAAGAACAACTTTTAAATGTTCAGCAAAATGTTTCAGTGTATCATCTTCTGCTTAACCGAAAACTAAAATATGAGTTATTCGACGACGAACTCCCCTACAACGATCAAATTTTCAGGATTGCTGAATCGGATGCGACATCCATTGAAAAGGAAAAAACACTGGATGGAATCAGATGGAATTACCTGGATGAACACACTTTTTTCCACTATTTCACCATCGAGAAGATTTTAAGTTTTGTGCTAAAACTTCTGATTTTGGAACGATGGATGAAACTGGATACAGAAACAGGAAAACAATTATTAGACCGACTGATAAACGATCTAAAAACAAGTTACGATTTCCCGGCGGAATTTAGTTTGATAAAAAAAACAGGATAA
- a CDS encoding universal stress protein produces MKYRSNSILAHIPQNRNGELILKQALFFQKKLGMRIFLMGIFKSSALFSLNPNSKKNKIRHQEALTGFTEFIKNHLQSEIPNNIILRINQRKVVDRLITESEHGGHEFVLIDKSEKQNAEDLSRSDIDRYISKSYCPVLTINKDFPAQEVKKIIIPIDISQQTKKRLYWATFFAKKLDAQIQIVSALNADINETKSLAFKKAESLRQMLEERGVKCDIKILKIHGKESHAAILEYIDKEKPDLVIIRTHHESKFTGKKIGTFVSKIIHGCQMPVFTVGGVSQDYDPISI; encoded by the coding sequence ATGAAGTACAGGTCGAATAGTATTCTGGCACACATCCCTCAAAATCGCAATGGAGAACTGATTCTGAAACAAGCTTTGTTCTTCCAGAAAAAACTCGGTATGCGAATTTTTTTGATGGGAATCTTTAAATCATCTGCTCTATTCTCACTTAATCCCAACTCAAAAAAGAATAAAATCCGCCATCAGGAAGCCTTAACCGGGTTTACTGAATTTATTAAAAACCACCTGCAATCGGAAATTCCGAATAACATAATTTTGCGAATAAACCAGAGGAAAGTTGTTGACAGACTTATTACTGAATCGGAACACGGTGGCCACGAGTTTGTATTGATAGATAAAAGTGAAAAACAAAATGCTGAAGATCTTTCCAGATCGGATATCGACAGATACATAAGTAAATCGTATTGTCCGGTTCTAACCATTAACAAAGATTTTCCGGCGCAGGAAGTTAAAAAAATCATTATCCCGATAGATATTTCGCAACAAACAAAAAAACGTTTGTACTGGGCTACGTTTTTTGCAAAAAAACTGGATGCACAAATTCAAATTGTTTCTGCACTCAATGCCGATATTAATGAAACCAAAAGTCTGGCCTTTAAAAAAGCCGAAAGTTTAAGACAAATGCTGGAAGAGAGAGGAGTTAAATGCGACATTAAAATTCTTAAAATTCATGGGAAGGAAAGTCATGCTGCAATTCTGGAATACATTGACAAAGAAAAGCCTGACCTGGTAATTATCAGAACCCATCACGAATCGAAATTTACAGGTAAAAAAATTGGAACGTTTGTCTCAAAAATTATTCATGGATGCCAAATGCCCGTGTTTACTGTTGGAGGCGTGAGCCAGGATTACGATCCGATTTCGATATAA
- a CDS encoding DMT family transporter, protein MQNHTKGIIYASVTAFFWGFLAIALKVAVREIDPFTVVWFRFLFAFVLLAIWESFNHPATFRILIKPPLLLVFAAIALTWNYTGYMLGIHHTTPSNAQLFIQTGPLLLATAGFVLFKEKVKSRQIIGFAVAIIGFSFFYSDQLGAFFETKGNYQTGILLTISGALAWSVYAVLQKKLVVNHSANSLNLFLFGLPVILLSPSIQLKPLLQLNFNWWLLLAFLGANTVIAYTCLAKALKYTEANKVSIIIILNPMITFITMGILTWLNVDWVAHERFSLITVFGALLVFLGAILVAKKTKQK, encoded by the coding sequence ATGCAAAATCACACAAAAGGAATAATCTACGCTTCAGTTACTGCTTTCTTTTGGGGATTTCTTGCCATTGCCTTAAAAGTTGCCGTTCGCGAGATCGATCCGTTTACAGTGGTTTGGTTTCGCTTTTTATTTGCTTTTGTGCTGCTGGCAATTTGGGAATCGTTTAATCATCCGGCTACATTTAGAATACTTATTAAACCACCGCTTTTACTCGTTTTTGCGGCAATAGCTCTAACGTGGAATTATACCGGTTATATGCTGGGTATTCATCACACAACACCAAGTAACGCACAGCTTTTTATTCAAACCGGGCCGCTTTTATTGGCCACTGCCGGTTTTGTTCTTTTTAAGGAAAAAGTAAAAAGCAGGCAAATTATTGGATTTGCTGTTGCAATTATTGGATTTTCATTTTTTTACAGCGATCAGCTTGGAGCCTTTTTCGAAACAAAAGGTAATTATCAAACCGGAATTCTGCTAACCATATCCGGAGCACTTGCCTGGTCGGTGTATGCAGTATTACAAAAAAAACTGGTTGTAAATCACTCGGCAAACAGCCTGAATTTGTTTTTGTTTGGCCTTCCGGTAATTCTCTTGTCTCCTTCTATTCAGTTAAAACCTCTTTTGCAGTTAAATTTTAACTGGTGGTTGCTGCTTGCATTTTTAGGTGCCAATACTGTAATTGCCTACACCTGTCTGGCCAAAGCCTTGAAATACACCGAAGCAAACAAGGTAAGTATTATAATCATCTTAAACCCGATGATTACCTTTATTACCATGGGAATTCTTACCTGGCTAAATGTTGACTGGGTAGCGCACGAACGTTTCTCTTTGATTACAGTATTTGGAGCACTTCTTGTTTTTTTAGGAGCAATTTTGGTGGCAAAAAAAACAAAACAGAAATAG
- a CDS encoding phosphotriesterase, with product MSFKTIPFLLLSILILFSCGQQESKVITVNGAIPASEIGKTLHHEHLLVDFIGADSTGYHRWNKNEVVEKVLPYLLEIKKLGYKTLVECTPEYLGRDPELLKLLSDKSGIQIITNVGYYSAVNAKFLPQHAFTQTARQMADLWIEQAQNGIEGTGIYPGFIKIAVERAPLKEINKKVVEAACITHKATGLTIMSHTGPAVPAFQQFEILKEYGVHPSAFIWTHSNNEKDNNKHLEAAKLGAWIAFDKFTPDNQDEFVDFALFMKKHGLLGKLLFSHDGGWYKPGEPNGGDFYGFTGIEELLIPALLEKGLTQPDIHQLFVQNPSEAFKVGKRLLKE from the coding sequence ATGTCATTCAAAACCATTCCTTTTCTACTCCTTTCAATCCTGATTCTTTTTTCATGCGGTCAGCAGGAATCAAAAGTAATTACAGTTAACGGCGCGATACCGGCAAGTGAAATCGGGAAAACCCTGCATCACGAACATTTACTGGTTGATTTTATAGGTGCCGACAGTACCGGATATCATCGCTGGAATAAAAATGAGGTGGTTGAAAAAGTGTTGCCCTATCTTCTGGAAATAAAAAAACTAGGCTACAAAACTCTGGTGGAATGTACACCGGAATATTTGGGCCGCGATCCGGAATTGTTAAAACTACTTTCCGATAAATCAGGCATACAGATTATTACAAATGTGGGCTACTACAGTGCCGTAAATGCCAAATTTCTGCCACAACATGCGTTTACTCAAACGGCCCGGCAAATGGCCGATCTTTGGATTGAACAAGCTCAGAATGGAATTGAAGGAACCGGAATTTACCCGGGATTTATAAAAATTGCCGTTGAACGTGCCCCGTTAAAAGAAATCAATAAAAAAGTGGTTGAAGCTGCATGTATAACGCACAAAGCAACAGGTTTAACTATTATGTCGCATACAGGGCCTGCAGTTCCGGCCTTTCAGCAGTTCGAAATTTTAAAAGAATATGGCGTTCACCCATCTGCTTTTATCTGGACACATTCCAACAACGAAAAAGACAACAACAAACACCTGGAAGCAGCTAAACTGGGTGCGTGGATTGCATTCGACAAATTTACACCCGATAATCAGGATGAATTTGTTGACTTCGCTTTGTTTATGAAAAAACACGGTTTGCTCGGCAAGCTACTCTTCTCTCATGACGGGGGCTGGTACAAACCCGGCGAACCAAATGGAGGAGATTTTTATGGTTTTACCGGAATTGAGGAATTGCTTATTCCGGCTTTGCTCGAAAAGGGATTAACCCAACCCGATATTCATCAGTTATTTGTTCAAAATCCATCTGAAGCTTTTAAAGTCGGTAAAAGACTCCTAAAAGAGTAA